A genomic window from Desulfonatronovibrio magnus includes:
- the gltA gene encoding NADPH-dependent glutamate synthase, whose translation MTKKRKRKIVPRVGMPMRDAVERGKIFSEVALGYEREHAVKEAKRCLQCKKDTCRKGCPVEVDCKKFINLVAQEQFEEAFRIIKDTNSLPAICGRVCPQENQCEGSCKLRPTGQPIAIGRLERYVADNFYARNSCEEETGFMECMLPDESLKVAAFGAGPSSLTLAGYLAARGIKVTVFEALHEPGGVLVYGIPEFRLPKSVVKREVESLKHLGVDFRCNFVGGMSVTIDELFSEGYKAVFIGVGAGLPRFMKLPGENLVGVYSANEYLTRVNLMHGYKFPEYDTPVPEGKRVIVVGGGNVAMDAARTAYRLGASKVTVVYRRTKGEMPVRREELEHALEEGIDLEILASPLSFSGDEHKNLNKVVLQRMELGEPDASGRRRPVPIEGDTFEMETDLAIIAVGTGANKVLTQTTPDLKLNKWGNIEADSLTGETSIANVFAGGDIVTGAATVVEAMGAGRIAAKEILRRLKPEAVQE comes from the coding sequence ATGACTAAAAAACGAAAACGTAAAATTGTCCCAAGGGTTGGGATGCCCATGCGCGATGCTGTGGAAAGGGGCAAGATTTTTTCAGAAGTGGCCCTGGGGTATGAGCGGGAGCATGCTGTAAAAGAAGCAAAAAGGTGTCTTCAATGTAAAAAGGATACATGTCGGAAAGGATGTCCTGTGGAGGTTGACTGCAAAAAATTTATCAATCTGGTTGCTCAGGAGCAGTTTGAAGAAGCTTTCAGGATCATAAAGGATACTAACAGCCTCCCGGCTATCTGCGGCAGAGTGTGTCCACAGGAGAATCAGTGTGAGGGATCCTGCAAGCTCAGGCCTACAGGACAGCCCATAGCAATTGGCCGTTTGGAAAGATACGTAGCTGATAATTTTTACGCACGCAACTCCTGCGAGGAAGAAACCGGGTTCATGGAATGTATGCTGCCTGACGAAAGCCTCAAGGTTGCGGCATTTGGTGCAGGACCGAGCAGTCTAACCCTGGCGGGTTATCTTGCAGCTCGTGGGATCAAGGTTACGGTGTTTGAGGCTCTGCATGAACCTGGAGGGGTTCTGGTTTATGGTATACCCGAGTTCAGGCTGCCCAAGTCAGTTGTAAAAAGGGAAGTTGAATCCCTGAAACATCTCGGAGTTGATTTCAGGTGTAATTTTGTAGGCGGCATGAGCGTGACTATAGATGAGTTGTTTTCTGAGGGGTATAAGGCAGTTTTTATCGGGGTTGGAGCCGGGCTGCCCAGGTTTATGAAGTTGCCTGGTGAGAATCTGGTAGGGGTATATTCAGCCAACGAATACCTGACCCGGGTTAATCTTATGCATGGCTATAAGTTTCCTGAATATGACACACCTGTACCTGAAGGCAAAAGGGTTATTGTGGTTGGAGGGGGCAATGTGGCCATGGATGCGGCAAGGACTGCTTATCGTCTTGGAGCATCCAAAGTTACAGTAGTCTACCGCAGAACAAAGGGTGAGATGCCTGTTCGCCGGGAAGAGCTTGAACATGCGTTGGAAGAAGGTATAGATCTTGAGATTCTGGCCTCACCGCTATCTTTTAGCGGTGATGAGCATAAAAACCTCAATAAGGTTGTGCTGCAAAGGATGGAGCTTGGAGAACCGGATGCAAGCGGTAGAAGAAGACCGGTGCCCATTGAGGGTGATACTTTTGAGATGGAGACTGATCTGGCCATTATTGCTGTGGGAACTGGAGCTAATAAAGTACTGACCCAGACAACTCCTGACCTTAAACTGAACAAATGGGGCAATATCGAAGCTGACTCCCTGACTGGGGAAACCAGTATTGCCAATGTATTTGCCGGGGGTGACATTGTAACTGGAGCGGCTACAGTTGTGGAAGCCATGGGTGCAGGCAGGATTGCAGCCAAGGAAATACTCAGACGCCTTAAGCCTGAGGCAGTTCAGGAGTAA
- a CDS encoding sulfide/dihydroorotate dehydrogenase-like FAD/NAD-binding protein: protein MINKILKKRILIPDKVSELTVYAPHIAKNARPGNFVVLRLTPTGERIPLTIADRDPEQGTILIVYLVLGKSTALLDTFAEGDTILDLCGPLGKPTHITRSGKVLCVGGGTGIAAMHHIAKGNYEAGNQVISVIGARSQDLLLFKPELEKISAQVLVATDDGSLGHKGFVTEVLKKYLEDNNDVHEVVAVGPVPMMKAVAGVTAPFDVRTIVSLNSIMVDGVGMCGACRVSVKGETFFACVDGPEFEAAHVDFDELMMRLNAFKSQEKQSMALFEKRQ from the coding sequence ATGATCAACAAAATATTAAAAAAAAGGATTCTTATTCCTGATAAAGTCAGTGAATTGACGGTCTATGCCCCGCATATCGCCAAAAACGCCAGGCCTGGAAATTTTGTTGTCCTGCGGCTTACACCCACCGGGGAGCGCATACCCCTGACCATTGCTGACAGAGACCCTGAGCAGGGCACCATTCTCATTGTTTATCTTGTGCTGGGCAAGTCAACCGCTTTGTTGGATACATTTGCAGAGGGGGATACTATCCTTGATCTCTGCGGTCCCCTGGGGAAACCAACGCACATAACCCGTTCCGGCAAGGTGCTTTGTGTGGGCGGAGGGACAGGTATTGCGGCCATGCATCATATAGCCAAGGGTAATTACGAAGCCGGCAACCAGGTTATATCAGTCATTGGAGCCAGAAGTCAGGATCTTTTGCTTTTTAAGCCGGAACTGGAAAAGATCTCAGCTCAGGTGCTGGTGGCCACTGATGACGGCAGTCTCGGACATAAAGGTTTTGTAACTGAAGTACTTAAGAAATATCTTGAGGATAATAATGATGTGCATGAGGTTGTAGCTGTGGGGCCTGTGCCCATGATGAAGGCTGTAGCAGGCGTAACTGCACCTTTTGATGTACGGACCATTGTCAGTCTTAACTCCATAATGGTGGATGGTGTTGGGATGTGTGGTGCATGCAGAGTCAGCGTCAAGGGTGAAACTTTTTTTGCCTGTGTGGACGGACCTGAATTTGAAGCTGCGCATGTGGATTTTGATGAACTCATGATGAGGCTGAATGCTTTCAAGTCCCAGGAAAAACAGTCAATGGCATTATTTGAGAAAAGGCAATAG
- the alaS gene encoding alanine--tRNA ligase gives MLTASQIRDKFLSFFENNGHSLVSSSSLVPQNDPTLLFTNAGMVQFKSVFLGQEKRDYDKAVTSQKCLRVGGKHNDLENVGRTARHHTFFEMLGNFSFGDYFKARAIELAWDFLTRELGLASEKLYITIFQDDDEARDLWVKIAGVPENRIFRLGEKDNFWSMGDTGPCGPCSEILYDQGQAMSCGDECAIGVCDCDRYLEIWNLVFMQYDRDNQGNLNPLPRPSIDTGMGLERISAVCQGVFSNYDTDLFRKLIDHMAQLASIRYGQDQDSDVALRVIADHARAGAFMVADSILPSNEGRGYILRRLIRRAYRFGRSIGMRKPFLYKVAAEVARTMGDAYPELLETREFMEKAIKQEEERFAETLEKGLSILEDEISLVINSGKDQISGEAAFKLYDTYGFPLDIVNDIAEKNGLTVDEQGFNALMDEQKIRAKASWKGADAENLFKALSKAAGDGFEVDFVGYDHLKSQGRAAFLLLSNGEIIKELKQDQEGWIVSTTTPFYAESGGQVGDNGRIISKTGTARVLDTLKPLSGMIVHRVKVSQGSIVQDQAIDLTVDDGKRVAVARNHTVTHLLHAALRRVLGDHVRQAGSLVDENRLRFDFTHMKALDSEELQRIEDDVNASILADIPVETDEMEHEQAVQKGALALFGEKYADQVRVVSLGDVSMELCGGTHLQSTGQAGSFSILSEGGVAAGVRRIEAVTGWEALKLWQSNRAIIRELQALLKSRPEKVVNKVQTLVEELRQATRESKALQEKLSSGAGKELAASAKDIGGIRVIARKVDSPDMNSLRKLMDDIRSKMPSGAVMLAAVINEKPMLLLYVSKDLHSKYTAPSLIKEVAAEVKGSGGGRPELAQAGGSDIQGIDSALLKFETLLKDFQAEG, from the coding sequence GTGCTGACCGCATCCCAAATCAGAGACAAGTTTCTGAGTTTTTTTGAAAATAACGGGCATTCCTTAGTGTCCAGCTCTTCCTTAGTTCCACAAAATGATCCTACCCTGCTGTTTACTAATGCCGGGATGGTGCAGTTCAAGTCTGTTTTTCTGGGGCAGGAAAAGCGAGATTATGACAAGGCAGTAACTTCCCAGAAATGTCTGCGCGTAGGTGGAAAGCATAATGATCTGGAGAATGTGGGCAGAACAGCAAGACACCATACCTTTTTTGAGATGCTGGGCAATTTTTCTTTTGGAGATTACTTTAAGGCCAGGGCCATAGAACTGGCCTGGGATTTTTTGACCCGGGAACTGGGACTGGCCAGCGAGAAGCTGTACATAACCATCTTTCAAGATGATGACGAGGCAAGAGATTTGTGGGTCAAAATTGCAGGGGTGCCTGAAAATCGCATCTTTCGCCTTGGGGAAAAAGATAATTTCTGGTCTATGGGTGATACAGGACCATGCGGTCCCTGCTCAGAGATCCTTTACGACCAGGGGCAGGCCATGTCCTGTGGCGATGAGTGCGCCATTGGAGTATGTGACTGCGATCGTTACCTTGAAATCTGGAACCTGGTATTCATGCAGTATGATCGTGACAACCAGGGCAATCTTAATCCTCTTCCAAGGCCAAGCATTGACACTGGTATGGGCTTGGAAAGAATCAGTGCAGTGTGTCAGGGTGTATTTTCCAATTATGATACAGATCTTTTTCGCAAGCTTATTGATCATATGGCACAGCTTGCCTCTATACGGTACGGACAAGATCAGGACAGTGATGTTGCCTTGAGGGTCATTGCTGATCACGCCCGCGCCGGAGCCTTTATGGTGGCCGACAGCATTCTTCCATCCAATGAAGGCCGGGGATATATTCTGCGCAGGCTGATTCGTCGAGCCTACAGATTTGGTCGCAGTATCGGCATGCGAAAGCCTTTTCTCTATAAGGTAGCAGCAGAAGTCGCCAGAACTATGGGGGACGCATACCCGGAACTCCTGGAAACCCGGGAATTCATGGAAAAAGCCATTAAACAGGAAGAAGAACGTTTTGCCGAAACCTTAGAAAAAGGACTTTCCATTCTCGAAGATGAAATAAGCTTAGTGATTAATTCAGGTAAGGATCAGATTTCCGGGGAAGCTGCATTTAAACTTTATGACACCTATGGCTTTCCTTTGGATATTGTAAACGATATTGCCGAGAAAAATGGGCTGACTGTTGATGAACAAGGTTTTAATGCCCTGATGGACGAACAGAAAATTAGAGCCAAGGCCTCATGGAAAGGCGCTGATGCTGAAAATTTGTTTAAAGCTCTGTCCAAGGCTGCAGGAGATGGTTTTGAGGTCGATTTTGTAGGCTACGACCACTTGAAATCGCAGGGCAGGGCAGCTTTTCTGCTTCTTTCCAACGGTGAAATTATCAAAGAACTTAAGCAGGATCAAGAAGGGTGGATTGTATCCACCACCACCCCGTTTTATGCTGAGTCAGGAGGGCAGGTTGGGGACAACGGCAGGATAATTTCCAAGACAGGTACAGCAAGAGTGCTTGATACACTTAAGCCTTTAAGTGGCATGATTGTCCACAGAGTTAAAGTTTCTCAGGGCAGCATTGTCCAGGATCAAGCCATAGATTTGACTGTTGATGATGGAAAAAGGGTTGCTGTTGCCAGAAACCATACAGTTACTCACTTGCTTCATGCTGCACTTCGCCGGGTATTGGGGGATCATGTTCGACAGGCAGGTTCTCTTGTGGATGAGAACAGACTCAGATTTGATTTTACCCATATGAAGGCCCTTGATAGTGAAGAGCTCCAGCGCATTGAAGATGATGTCAACGCTTCCATCCTTGCGGATATCCCTGTTGAGACCGATGAAATGGAACATGAGCAGGCAGTTCAGAAAGGGGCACTGGCCTTGTTTGGAGAAAAGTATGCGGACCAGGTCAGGGTGGTTTCATTAGGAGATGTCTCCATGGAACTCTGCGGTGGGACTCATCTGCAGTCTACAGGTCAGGCAGGAAGCTTTAGCATACTTAGTGAAGGTGGAGTAGCTGCTGGTGTTCGTCGTATAGAAGCTGTTACTGGATGGGAGGCTTTGAAGTTGTGGCAGAGTAACCGGGCTATTATCAGGGAGCTTCAAGCTTTACTTAAATCCAGGCCAGAAAAGGTTGTGAATAAAGTTCAGACATTAGTGGAGGAGTTGCGCCAGGCAACACGGGAAAGCAAGGCGTTGCAGGAAAAATTATCTTCTGGAGCGGGCAAGGAACTGGCTGCATCAGCAAAAGATATAGGCGGAATTAGAGTTATTGCTCGAAAGGTTGACAGCCCTGACATGAACAGTCTTCGAAAACTGATGGACGATATCCGGTCCAAGATGCCTTCAGGGGCTGTGATGCTGGCTGCTGTAATCAATGAAAAGCCCATGCTGCTATTATATGTAAGTAAAGATTTGCACAGCAAGTATACTGCTCCTTCACTAATCAAGGAAGTGGCAGCAGAGGTAAAAGGCAGTGGAGGAGGAAGACCTGAACTGGCTCAGGCAGGAGGTTCAGATATTCAGGGTATTGACTCTGCGCTCTTGAAGTTTGAAACGTTGTTAAAGGATTTTCAGGCTGAAGGCTGA